A stretch of Deltaproteobacteria bacterium DNA encodes these proteins:
- a CDS encoding class I SAM-dependent methyltransferase — MTVFGEYAGFYDALYREKDYEAECDFLDKIFSAYSKAPVRTVLDLGCGTGGHACLMAKRGYDVAGRDLSQDMLDIALKKAKENNVHVDFGKADVRNFDVGRKFDAVIAMFAVTGYQTSNDDVEAMLKCVRQHLDRGGLFVFDVWHGHAVLSVRPEARSKEFIVAGEKVVRIAEPVLDVENHVVEVRYTFERDKKPAVKENHRMRFFFPQELRYFLSKAGFETMEIAPFMKLGEHVGIDDWNIVVMAKAG, encoded by the coding sequence ATGACGGTTTTTGGCGAATATGCCGGTTTTTACGATGCCTTATACAGGGAAAAGGATTATGAGGCTGAGTGCGATTTTCTAGATAAGATATTTAGTGCTTATTCTAAAGCGCCGGTGCGAACCGTTCTTGATCTTGGCTGCGGGACCGGCGGACATGCGTGTCTTATGGCAAAGCGTGGCTATGATGTGGCAGGCCGTGATTTGTCGCAGGATATGCTCGATATTGCACTGAAGAAAGCTAAAGAAAATAATGTGCACGTTGATTTTGGTAAGGCTGATGTTCGTAACTTCGATGTTGGTAGGAAATTTGATGCTGTCATAGCCATGTTTGCTGTTACCGGGTATCAGACAAGCAATGACGATGTCGAGGCCATGCTCAAGTGTGTCAGGCAGCATCTTGACAGAGGTGGTCTGTTTGTTTTCGATGTCTGGCATGGCCATGCGGTTTTATCGGTACGCCCGGAGGCGCGTTCAAAGGAGTTTATCGTGGCAGGCGAAAAGGTTGTGCGCATTGCAGAGCCGGTGTTGGATGTAGAGAATCATGTTGTCGAGGTGCGTTATACGTTTGAGCGCGATAAAAAGCCTGCTGTGAAGGAAAACCACAGGATGAGGTTCTTTTTCCCGCAGGAACTGCGGTATTTTTTAAGTAAGGCCGGTTTCGAAACCATGGAGATAGCGCCGTTTATGAAGCTTGGGGAGCATGTCGGCATAGACGATTGGAATATAGTGGTAATGGCAAAGGCGGGGTAG